The sequence TGACATCATCATCTCCGGACAACAACACGTTGGTGGTCAAGAACATTTTTATTTAGAAGGGCAAATTAGCCTTGCTGAACTCACTGAAGACGGTGGTATTTTCTTACGCACTTCTAGCCAGCATCCAACCGAGGTACAAACACTCGTTGCTGAAGTACTTGGCATACCATTCAACAAAGTTACCGTTGATATGCGCCGAATGGGAGGCGGTTTTGGGGGCAAAGAAACACAAGCGGCGCAATGGGCATGTCTAGCCAGCATGGGGGCATTTCTTACAGGAAAAGCGGTTAAAATTCGACTGCCCCGCTCCACTGATATGTCGGTAACGGGTAAGCGTCATCCATTCTTTAATCAATACAAAATAGGCGCGAGTAAGCAAGGTTTGATAGAAACTGTCGAGATAGAAGTCAATGGCTTATGTGGTCATTCTGCGGATCTCTCTGGTGCTATCGTTGATCGTGCCATGTTCCATAGTGATAACGCCTACTTTCTTGGTGATGCCTTTGTTACAGGTAATAGGCTTAAAACCGACACTGTTTCTCATACTGCTTTTCGCGGCTTTGGCGGGCCTCAAGGGATGATGGTAATTGAGAAAGCGATGCAAGATCTTAGTATTGTTGTCGGAGAGGATGCCCTCGACCTTCGCTTGAAAAACCTTTATAGAGAAGGCAAAGCTACAACTCATTACGGTATGCCCGTCGAGCAGTATGAAGAGCTCAAAGAGGTCATCACGCAATTAGAAACTCGCAGCGATTACCGCAAACGTCGCGAAGAGATAAAAAAATGGAACGACACTAGTCCGGTACTCAAAAAAGGGTTAGCGCTTACCCCCGTTAAATTTGGTATTTCATTTACTGCTTTGCACCTAAACCAAGCCGGCGCACTTATTCATATCTATACTGATGGCAGCGTACAAGTTTCCCATGGTGGTACGGAGATGGGACAAGGTTTACACACCAAGATTCAACAAATTGTTGCGCAAACATTAGGTATACCGTTCGAGTTAGTACTTGTGACGTCGACTCGAACCGACAAAGTACCGAATACCTCACCAACGGCCGCTTCATCTGGTGCCGATCTAAACGGTATGGCGGCACATAATGCAGCCAAAGAACTTAAATCCCGACTTCTTGAATTCGCGCATGAAACTTATCAAGCTACCGATGCCGAAGCAGTTATCGTTGATGGTGTGCTGACCATTGGAGAAAAGCAGGTCGATTGGCATTCATTGGTTCAGCAAGCCTATCTAAATCGCGTCTCACTTTCCGCCAGCGGATTCTATAAAACGCCTAAAATTTGGTATGACCAAGAAAAATCTGTCGGTAGGCCATTTTTCTACTTCTCGTTAGGGGCATCTTGCTCTGAAGTCACTATCGATACTCTCACTGGTGAATTACGTGTCGATCGAGTGGATATTTTACATGACGTTGGCAATAGCCTTAACCCCGCTATCGATCTGGGTCAGATAGAGGGTGCGTTTATTCAAGGTATGGGATGGCTAACCACAGAGGAGTTAGTCTGGAATAAAGAGGGTGTGCTGCTAAGTAACAGCCCAATGAACTATAAGATACCGACGATTGGCGACTATCCAAAACAGATGAATGTTGCGTTATTTGATAAAGCAAATCCTGAACACAGTATTTACCGTTCTAAAGCAGTAGGTGAGCCACCATTTATGCACGCAATTAGCGTTTGGTGCGCTATCTACGACGCTGTTGCTTCGATCAGCAATCATACTCAAGCCGTTGATTTAAACGCACCAGCGACCGGCGAAGAGATTCTTAAAGCGTGTGAAAAACAGTACGAACAATTTGGTAGGGAGACGACCTATGCAAGTCAATGAGTCTAATACTTTCAATCAATTAACAGAGAATTCAACGCTAACATGGTTAGAGGCATGCCAATGGTTAGAAAATAATGGAGAGGCGTACTGCATTGCTACCATCATAGCAGAAGCAGGTTCTGTTCCACGGTCAAGTGGTAGCAAAATGGTGGTTTCTGCCAATGGTCAGTTCGACACTTTAGGCGGTGGAAACCTTGAACTTCAGGTGATAGGAAAGGCGCGAGCACGATTAGCAGAAACACAATTATCCCCACATAAAAGCGGAGTTTCTATTGAACGTTTTTCATTAGCTGCCGACCTTGAACAGTGTTGCGGGGGCGCGGTGCAAGTGATGCTAGAACCCATAAACTGCCAACAACCAAAAGTAATAATTTACGGTGCAGGACACGTTAGCCAAGCACTGTGTACCATTTTAAAACAGCTTCCCTGTCATGTATCTGTTATCGATAATCGTCAGCAATGGGTAGAACAAGTTTGTGCTATGGGTATTCATGCGTATCAGCATGACTCACCTGTCGAAACCATTAACGATATTAATCCAAACAGCATGTTACTCATCATGACCCATGACCATGCCCTCGACTTTGAACTTACCAAGACAGCTCTAGAGAGAGCGAGCTTTCCTTATATCGGTTTAATCGGTTCTAAAGGGAAAAAACAGCGCTTTGAGTTTCGTTTAAAAGAGCAACTGTCTAGTACGTCCCTACTTGAAAATCTCACTTGCCCTATCGGACACACTGACATCAAGGGAAAGCTTCCTATGCAGGTCGCTGTTTCCGTTGCTGCACAGTTGATGGCCTTGTTTGATCAAGTAAAAGCAAGGCCAACAGAGATAAAAGAAGAAACTTTACGTAAAGAAGCCCAATGGCAACAAGCAAACACGGCTAGAAAATCATTAAAGGAGGCTCAACATGACTAACCCTGTCAAAGAAAAAGAGCTTTCTATCGACAGAGAGTTACTGCAAAAAATTTGTTCAAGCCAGCGTTGGCAAACACTGCTGTTGCGGTCTATAACTTCTGAATCCGGAAAGAGCTTAAGTAAACACAATGTGATTGAAATGGCTGATAAGGCATTCTGCCAACTGGAAGAGAAAGATTGGTTAGAAGCCTTTGCGGGTCACCCAATGATAGGCGATATATCGAGCCTTAGAAAAAAATACGCCCAAGGAAAAAACCTAAGTGAACGCGAACAAAGTCAGGTTTCCAGTGCGCCAGAGGCGATATTAGAAAAACTATTGGAGCTCAATCAAGCTTATTTGGATAAATTCGGCTTCATTTTTATCGTCTGTGCCACGAATAAATCTGCAGATGACATGCTAGGGATTTTACAAAGTCGAATCGTCAATAACCGTTCAGACGAATTACTTAACGCAACGATTGAACAGAAAAAAATCAGCCAGATTCGTATGGAGGTCCTACTATGAGCAGTTTAAGTTGTCATGTACTCAACACCACACATGGTGTACCAGCTTCTGGTATCGAAGTAGAGCTCTGTGCTTTTTCGCAACATGATTGTTTGCAAAAAGGAATAACCGATCAAGATGGTCGCTTTCGATTTGACGCAATAACCTTAGAAAAAGGCCGATACACACTTAAATTCCACACAGAATCGTATTGCCAAAGCCAATTTGGTGGGTGTTTTTTCCCATTAGTGGAAGTGCATTTTATTGTTGAAGACGAACGTCACTATCACGTCCCTTTATTGCTATCACCCTACTCCTACTCGACCTATAGGGGGAGTTAGTATGCTAAGACAAGTTCATCGAGGAAGTATTTTACACTTCCCTAAAACCACAATAGATCCGGCCAATAATTATCAGTATTTCAATGATGGCGTATTGGTGACGGAAGAAGGCAAAATCACGCACATTGGTGAAGCTGAAGACTTTTTCAAGCTGGCAGAGAACCAACAACTGCTCAATTACGGCGGCGTAGAACTGCACAAAGGGTTGATCATCCCCGGTATGATTGACGGCCATGTTCATCTACCGCAGATTGAGATGATTGCAAGTTACGGTAAGCAACTTTTAGATTGGTTGAATGAGTACACTTTCCCTACAGAAAAAAATTTGCTGAAGTTGAGTACTGTTATCGACAATCCCAGTTTTTTTAGAGCAACTTCTTTCGAACGGAACGACAACCGCAAGCGTCTTTGCATCGGTTCACTCACACTCGGTAGACGCATTCTTTGTCGCCGCAGAAGAACTCGGTGCAAGAATGATATGCGGGAAAGTCATGATGGATAGAAATTGCCCTGATTACCTGCAAGATACCCCAGAATCCGCTTATCACGATAGCAAATCTCTGATAGAAAGATGGCATGGAAACGGTAGAGCCATGTACGCTATTACACCTCGATTCGCACCGACTAGTTCACCGGAACAACTCAAAAAGGCGGGGCAACTTGCCAACGAGCATCCAGATACCTTTATTCAAACTCATATGAGTGAAAACTTATCTGAAATAGCCTGGATAAAATCACTCTATCCAGACCATCGTGACTATTTAGATGTATACCAAAGCTTTGATTTAGCTCGAGACCGTTCGCTATTTGGTCACTGCGTTCACTTGCAAGACCGAGAATACCAAGCGCTAGCTGAATCAGGTTCTACCATTACCTTTTGTCCGTCTTCTAACCTGTTTTTGGGCAGTGGCTTGTTCGATTACCAAAGAGCTAAGGACCATAATATCCCTATTTCTATCGCCAGCGATATTGGCGCGGGCACCAGCTTAAGCTTATTTACTAACCAATCTGATGCTTACAAAATTTGTCAGTTGCAAGGCATCAGCTTAGACCCATTCGAATCTTTATATCGCTGCACGCAAGGCGCTGCAGATGCAATGGGACTTTCTCACCTGATCGGTAACCTTAATCCGGGGACTGAAGCCGATTTCATTGAACTCGATATCAAAGCATCACCTATTCTTCACCAACGCTTAGTCCGTTGTAACGATTTAGCTGAACAACTGTTCGCTATCTCGATCTTAAGCGATGAAAGAGTCATCGCTGCTACTTATCTGAATGGAAAACTCGTCTACAAAAAAGGAAGTAAAATATGTGGCCACAACTCTACGAATGGATTGCGTTATTTATCAAATGGTTCCATGTAATATGTGGAATCGCGTGGATAGGAGCGAGTTTCTATTTTACGTGGCTGGATAATAGCCTAGAAACGCCACCAAAATGGAAAAAAGACAAGGGTATTAAAGGCGATCTATGGGCTGTCCATGGCGGTGGTTTCTACGAAGTAGCAAAATACCAAGTAGGCCCTGAAAAAATGCCCGACAACTTGCATTGGTTTAAATGGGAAGCCTACACCACTTGGATTACTGGCTCGGTTCTGATGATCTGGATGTATTATCTCAACGCACAAGCCTACCTTATAGACCCAAGAGTAATGACGCTCTCCACGGCCGAAGCGATAAGTTTGGGTGTAGGGGCTATCTTAGCGGGTGTTGTCTGCTATGAAGTGTTGTTACGTTCACCGTTAGCCAAAAACAAGACCCTTTTTGTTGTGTCACTCACCGTGGTTGGAGGGTTATTTTTTTATGCCTTCACTGAAATTTTTAGTGGTCGTGGGGCATTTATTCATATGGGGGCTTTAATAGGCTCAATTATGGTTAATAACGTCTGGCATAAAATTATCCCCGGGCAACGGAAAATGGTGGCTCAGGTTGCTGCTGGACAAGCCGTTGATCCTGCCCCTGGCCTAGAAGGAAAAAGACGCTCCATTCATAATAACTACCTTACTCTTCCCGTTATCTTTTTAATGATAAGCAACCACTATCCAATGATTTATCAGCATTCTTTTAGTTGGCTAGTAGCACTGCTTATCATGATAATTAGTGCATGGATACGACACTATTTCAACCTAAAACACACAGGCCAAAATAAACCAAGCGTTTTGCTTTCTGGCATTGCGGCTATGTGCCTGCTTGCTGTTATTGTGAGTGTCCCATCCACCAAATCAATCGATGTGAGTTCCGTTGAAATGAGTGACAACACTTCGCTTAATTCTTTACAAAGTGGTGCATTAGATATTATCGCGGCGCGGTGTTCTACTTGTCATAGCAGCGAACCAACTGATGATGTGTTTGTTATTGCACCTTCAGGCGTAATATTTGATAACTGGCAAGACATCGAGCGTTGGGCACCCCGAATTCTAGCCCGCTCAGTTGAAACCGCCGATATGCCATTCTTAAATAAAACAGGCATGACAGATGAAGAAAGAAGCCAACTTAAGCAATTGTTAACCGCTCAATAGTTCGTCCTATCGGTCATTACAGTCTTCGATTAAAAAGTCGATTAATTTATTTACCCTATTCGTAAGATGCTTACGAGTAGGGTAAATTATATGGATATCCACCTCTCCTGTAACATACCTCTCCAGTAGCGGTGAAAGCTCACCGCTATCGAGGTAAGGTTGTACAATTATGGAAGGTAGACAGGTAATCCCTTCTCCAGCCAGAGCGGCTTGCATTAACACCATCACATCATTGGACTTAAAATGCCCAAAAATTGGGACTTCTATCGGCTCTTGACCAGATTTTTGTGTGGTCGTTTTAAATAACCAATGCTTGCCTAAACCAACATGAGTCAAACAAGTATGGGCGGTTAATTGATTTGGTGTAACTGGTCGCCCAAACTCGTTTAAATAGTCTTCTGACGCACAGACGACGGAGTGACAACGAGTGAGTTGTCGAGCCACCATGTTTTGATCAAATCTATTCCCTATTTGTATAAAAATATCAAAAGGTTCTTTGGTTAGATCAACATCACGCTCTGTCAAAACTAACTCAACCGACACTTTTGGAAAGTGAGTTAAAAATCGACGAATGGCAGCTGCAACATAAGCCTGACCAAATGAAACACTGCACGCCACACGGATAAGACCTGTCGCTTCTGCATCCTCATTGCTTGTTTTATACATAGCTTCATCATTTAACGAGAGAATTTGTCGGCAATAAGGTAACACCTCTTCACCTGCGTTAGTTATGTGTAAACTTCTCGAATTTCGATTTAACAATTTGATTGAAAATGATTTTTCGAGCGAAGCAATGTATCGCGTTGCCATCGAACGAGACATGTCGAGTTTACTAGCAGCAGCGGTCAAACTGCCTAGGTCAACAACTTCAACAAATACTCGCATCGCTATGAGTCGATCCATACCACCTCATGTGACCGATTTATGCAACCTTTAGTGGCTTAATATACGGTTTATTAGTTCAAATATTGCAACGATAATACATCAAATCTTATCTCTTTTGGAGTTCCAAATGCTCAAAACATTATTGAAGCCACTGCTAATCACTACTGCCCTCTTGAGTTCTGGCGCTTTCGCTCAATCTCAAAACCAACCTTTAACCGCTGAGGCTTTGGTGGGGTGTCCGTCTGAAACCATCAACGCTGCATTCTCTGAATTTGGCCGCACAGGAAAAATGCCACGTGAACTTAATCGCTGGCTAAATGATCCAAGTGCACAATATATTGAACCCTATGAAGCATTTAAAGATGTTTATAACGTGGGTGTTTGCTGGGTATCTACGTGGTTAATAAATACCAATGATGGGGCCGTACTTATCGATACTGGTACTGGTGGATTTGCTGATCAAGTTGTCGAAAACATTGAGGCAGTTGGTGTTGATCCTGCAGATATTAAATTAGTTCTTATGACTCATGGGCATTTTGATCACACGGGTGGAGCCAGTAAAATTAAATCCCTTTCCAATGCACGCTTTGTTATGAGCGAAAAAGGTTGGCAAGAAGCATTAAACGATGCGAAGAAAAAACCAAAAGCCTACTGGAATGGCGTATTTTTACCTGAAGCTGACATCATTGCCCAAGACGGGGATAAATTTACTGTCGGTGATCGAGAGTTTGAACTATTACTTACACCCGGGCACACATGGGGCACGGCATCTTATCTATTTGATGTTAAAGACGGAGAAAGTACCTACAAAGCCATTTCGATTGGCGGGTTAGGATTAAATGCTATTGATGGTCCTGAGCAAGTTGAAACCTATATCCAAAGCGTCGAAAAAATAGAAAAGCTTGTTGAAGATGAGAGTAACCCTATTACCGTCCACTTAACTGCTCACCCATTTAGTAATGGTATGACGGAAGCAAGTCAACGCCTAAAAACCCGACAAGATGGAGAACCGCACCCGTTTGTTGATCAACAAGGATTAATTAAGCAATTAGAGGCATTGAAAGCAGGTGCTCAAGATCGCTTAATTCTCGAATCTAAATAGGCTAGAAACGAATAAACATAAACTATTGATACCCATGTCCCCCTTTTAATGTGCATGGGCATCAATATCCGCTCTATTGTCGAATAGACATCACTGTTACACTATTGTTAATTTATACCCATCATAAAGAGACAATATGAAGTTTATCCGTTGGTTTTTAGGGAAAGTTATTCTGACCTTAAGTTTTATTTTTTCACCTAAAGGCATTAAGCGAAGCGAAGAATTACAAAAAGAACTCGATAAAAAAGCAAGCTCACTGGCTTTGTATCAATTTGAAGCCTGTCCATTTTGTGTGAAAGTGCGTCGTGCAATGCAACGTCAATCTATTACCTTTGATCTTCGTGATGCGAAAAATAACCCAACTCACAGGGAAGCGTTATTGACTCACGGTGGCGCACTTAAAGTGCCATGTCTACGAATAGATAACGGTGACGAAACAACCTGGATGTATGAATCATCCGATATCGTGGCCTATTTAGAAAAAGAGTTCGCTTAAAAGTTTATCGATAACAAGAACCACTGTAACTTACACTATAATGCCTACATCCTAATCCCGTGTAGGCGTTATAATGATGAGTGTTAGAGTCAATTATTCAAGAGACTTGCGACTTTTCGGCATGGGTGAAAAATAACCCACGAGTACCATTACGACACCAACGAAAATAATCGCAAATACCATCACAATGGTATCTCTATTACTCAAATCCAAAACAAGCAACTTAAGAACAGTGACCGCAAATAATATTGCTCCAACCCACCAGATTCTCACACTGCCAAATCGAGAACCAATGCCCGTCGCCATCATCGCTATAACACTCCAAAGTATGGCTAACCCAGCCTGAAAAACACCTGAATGCCACAATGAGAATAGATCATAACTCGCAAGTGTATAGTGACTAACTCCGCGACCTAACGCACTGTGAGCAAAAATAACCCCCGAAAAAGCCACCCAAATTGACACCAATTTTGTTTTGCCTAATTGAATTTTAAAATAATTAGTGAGAACAACTTGAGCGTTTTTATGGCGCAGACAATGAACAACAAATAACATTGACGCCATGGAGGTAAGCTCTAACGGATTCAAAATTGGTAGCCATATGACATCGGCGATGGATACTTCAAATATTGGCAATGTACACAGTATAAAACTCGCAATAATCGCTAAAAATGGAAGCACAATAACTTGTTGGTATAATGGTTGGTAAACTTTTAGCGGCCATCGGGTGAGCAATTTAGGCTGATAACAAGCCACAATGAACCCAACCAACAACCAAGGTAGTAATAGTAACGTCTCTTCAACATTCAAAGACAACACTTGATTGAAATAAGCAATGCAGCATAAAGCGAGTCCCCAAAAATGAGTTGCGTGATAACAAAAGACAACCTGTTTTTTTATTGCCTTGCGCTTTACCAACTCTAGTAACACTCTGTTTAAATCGAGTTTCATGAATGCATAAAGCACACTAAATATTCCCACAATTAAACCACCCCGCTCAACCCAATCGATTTGAGTTTGTGACCCAATTGCAAATGCGATTAACAACACAACCCAAAGAGGGAAAGCCAAAATAGCTGAGTGATTACCACCCACTTCGTTGCTCGATATAAAGCGAAGCAAGCCAGAAGAGTGACAAAGAAATAAGTCACGAGAATGAATTCAATGCTGTCATGCCAATTTGCACGCGTAGAAGCAATAATGACAAACACACCGAGCAATACATTCAACCACGCCATCGAACATAGTGAGACTACTTTCTGTTTAATAGGGAAACTCGTTTTATACAACAGTGCCACTGAAACAATAGTGGCAAATCCACTGATAATAAGATCTCTGCATGACGTAATCACAAAATAAATCGTCACTATGAGAGGCAAAAGCAATGTTCCCCAACTGAATTGGGAACGAGAAAACTGATGACCAACAAATAGAAGTACAGTCACAAAAATAAATTGAATAAAGAGCAGTGAATGAACATCCACCAGCATGACCCATAACCAAGGGATAACCGTCAAGAGAACAATGGCCGCCATCGCACATTGGCTTATCGTCTCTCTGGCTAGAGAAAACCGGCTCGTTTTATAGCTGAACGACCAATCAGAGACATAGTAGGCCAACACCAAACATATCAGCATTAATTGAATGATCCACGACCATATCACGGTAGGATAAAACAAAATGTCTTCATGTAGTTGATATAGTTGATAGAAACTCGCCATTAGAAAAGCGAGCCCCACTAATGCAAATTTACTTCGAACCTGTTTATTACTTAACCAGAGAATCATCGCCGCTTTCAACGCGTAAATAGCCGCGGTAAACGTCGCACTAAAGAACACCGGAATAGCCACAGCCAAAAATAGCAGGGCAAAAGCTTTGTATACATAAACGAGTTGGCTGTTTTTCTGTAACTTAGACGTCGTGAACGCAGCGACGGTATAACAGACAAACAAAAACAACGATGAATAGGCCGTATATTCAGCGACCGTTGCTGTTGCTGTGTAAAAAAGAGCATAAGTAGTAAGGGGTAGCGTGAAGACCAATACGCTCGATATAACTTGTTTTCTGTTAGAAAAGTCTTCGCATGCATGTGAATGAGCCAATAAAAAGTACAAGAAGAAATAGCTTGCTAAGAACGGCAGCGTTTCCCACATCAGAGAGGAGTGATAAGAAAACACCAGCCAAAATTCAACTAAAACAAAAGTGCAAATAACCCCTGATTTTTCTAAGAAATACCATTTTTTCTTATAAGCTAAGAAAACAAGGCCGAGATTCAGCAACAAGTAATAACCGAGCAAAATGAGATGATTACCTGTTGCCTCTGTCGATAACAACACTGGGACAGCAAAACCGGCTAATGCCGCCACTACCGCCATTATTTGAGCATTTTGTAGCAGAGCAAGTAGCGTCGTGATAACAACGAGCACAGACAATAACAAGAAGGTTAATTCAATGGGTATTAGAGCAAAATAACGGCCTGCAGCGATAACCACAAGATACAACACCGCCATTCCACTTCCTTGCAATGCCACACCAAAATAATTCGGTTTTTTCCGCAGTCGCCAACCTAACCCGACACAACAAAAACCAGCAACGGCTATCGCAGACAATTTAAACCATAACGGTACGCTAAACGCCTGATAAGTGAGCTTAATTAAAAATGACAAGCCGACAAAAACAATCCCTAACCCCACTAACGCTATTGGACTGATTTTGCCCACGAGCCGAGCCATCGGTTCAGGCAGCCTCTTTTTAATGCTACTTAAAAAACCAAAAAGTTTTTCGGAATAACTGATTGATTCTCCGGCTAACACAACCTTTTCAGCTCCCATCACGTTGTAGTCTGGTTGTATAACTGTAGGTTTTGAGACGGTTTCGATCGAATTTGAACCTACTTTATTAGGCATCAAATTCGCTTCTACCGATGTTATTGGTTCTTCTTTATGTGTTGAATCGATTTCATCAACACCTGATGATTCACTCTCAGAACGAGGCCGAGTTTGTTGCATTTCAAATTCTAAGCGCAATAACTCGTGGTCGGTTTTAAGGCGTTCTAGTTGTTCTCGCAGTTTGTCGATAACTATATTTAATGATTTTGCTTTATTGAATGCGACAATAGATAAGATAATTGGTGACACTAAAACACAAATGGCTAAAAGGATTAATATGTCCATAGATTATAGGCATTAAACATTAGAGGTTGTTGCTGCAGGCTATCATAGGGCATTATTAAAAAATAATTATATAGGTATTATTTTCACACCAATCATAAAAATTTGATATTGGTTCGAAATAAAATCACAAATACAGTGGTGCCATTTTTCGCCAATAATAACCTCGGTGTGCTCGACCTTCCCATTCATACATTCGGTGAGGGACACCTTTCTGATTGAGGATTTGGCTCATCAAATGGTTGTTTTGTAAAAAAGGATCTTGGTTTCCAATAGTAAACACGATGTCACTGCTGTCTATTTGATGTAGCCTTTCTGGACATTCTAGATTTTGTAGGAAATGAGACGGTGTATTGTAATAGATGTCTTCGTTATAAAAGCCATCAAACTGATTGCCAAAACAGTCCACTTGCCACGTAAGATCATATCGACCAGAAAATGCAGCCAACTTACTGAATAAATGTGGATGACGAAAGAATATATTTGCCGCATGAAACGCGCCAAGCGAACAACCATGAGCGATAGTACAGGAATGATCATTTTTATGAGCCATCAATGGCAACACTTCCTGCAAAATGTATTCTTCATATTGCTGATGACGGTTAATTCGACCATGGGGATGAGCCCAAAAGCAGTAAATACTTTCGGCATCGACACTGTCTACGCAATATAGCTGTAATTGACCCGAATTTATTTTTTCTGCTAACGAGTTTACCAACCCTATTTGCTCGTATTCAAAAAACCTTCCGCCTCGAGTAGGAAAAACCAACACCTTAGCGCCAGCATGTCCGAAAACAAGCAGTTCCATGGTGCGATTTAAATTAGGACTCCACCAACAGTGGTATTCACGATGCATCTTTAGACCCTAACGTTAAAAAATTGTTCGAGATTACGCCGCAACTCTCGTTTTTGTTTACCTTGACCTATGTAGACAAAATGTCCTGCATCTAACGAATAGAGTTGTTTATGACCACGACAAGCATTGTAAACACTGTATTGGCCTGGTGGCGCAACAAACGGGTCAAATCTAGCCAACGCCCAATGAGTCGGTTGGAGTAAATAGCGGGCAGCAACCGAAGCATCAAAAAACGGTAAGGTTTCGGCAACAATGTCGGCATGTTTTACGGCAAAATCACGTACCGATTGTGTGCTACCAATACAAGGTAAAGCCATACGAACTTTTAGGTTTCCGAAGGTAGGCACATGAAAATGTGCTCTCTTAATTCTTGAATCAAATGCGCTTGCAAATACCCCAAGACCACCACCAAAACTACTACCACAAAAACCTATATTGCCAGAAGTCTGAGGAAATAGGCTCAATAGAGCGGAGACTCCACACCAAATGTCTTGAACACAACCTCCAAGAATATACTTATCTTTATCTTGTATATCATGAAGAACGTGCCATTTCGACTCACTAGATATTGGCGCACGAGCACTTCGGCCAATGCCTCGCATACAGGGTATTAGCAGCGCTGTATTTTTTAAAATCCAACTACTATCAGGCGATTCAATACCACCATAACCATGTGCCCAAACTA is a genomic window of Vibrio algarum containing:
- the guaD gene encoding guanine deaminase yields the protein MPVFLEQLLSNGTTTASVFASVHSHSVDAFFVAAEELGARMICGKVMMDRNCPDYLQDTPESAYHDSKSLIERWHGNGRAMYAITPRFAPTSSPEQLKKAGQLANEHPDTFIQTHMSENLSEIAWIKSLYPDHRDYLDVYQSFDLARDRSLFGHCVHLQDREYQALAESGSTITFCPSSNLFLGSGLFDYQRAKDHNIPISIASDIGAGTSLSLFTNQSDAYKICQLQGISLDPFESLYRCTQGAADAMGLSHLIGNLNPGTEADFIELDIKASPILHQRLVRCNDLAEQLFAISILSDERVIAATYLNGKLVYKKGSKICGHNSTNGLRYLSNGSM
- a CDS encoding LysR family transcriptional regulator; its protein translation is MDRLIAMRVFVEVVDLGSLTAAASKLDMSRSMATRYIASLEKSFSIKLLNRNSRSLHITNAGEEVLPYCRQILSLNDEAMYKTSNEDAEATGLIRVACSVSFGQAYVAAAIRRFLTHFPKVSVELVLTERDVDLTKEPFDIFIQIGNRFDQNMVARQLTRCHSVVCASEDYLNEFGRPVTPNQLTAHTCLTHVGLGKHWLFKTTTQKSGQEPIEVPIFGHFKSNDVMVLMQAALAGEGITCLPSIIVQPYLDSGELSPLLERYVTGEVDIHIIYPTRKHLTNRVNKLIDFLIEDCNDR
- the uraH gene encoding hydroxyisourate hydrolase, which translates into the protein MSSLSCHVLNTTHGVPASGIEVELCAFSQHDCLQKGITDQDGRFRFDAITLEKGRYTLKFHTESYCQSQFGGCFFPLVEVHFIVEDERHYHVPLLLSPYSYSTYRGS
- the xdhC gene encoding xanthine dehydrogenase accessory protein XdhC, with protein sequence MQVNESNTFNQLTENSTLTWLEACQWLENNGEAYCIATIIAEAGSVPRSSGSKMVVSANGQFDTLGGGNLELQVIGKARARLAETQLSPHKSGVSIERFSLAADLEQCCGGAVQVMLEPINCQQPKVIIYGAGHVSQALCTILKQLPCHVSVIDNRQQWVEQVCAMGIHAYQHDSPVETINDINPNSMLLIMTHDHALDFELTKTALERASFPYIGLIGSKGKKQRFEFRLKEQLSSTSLLENLTCPIGHTDIKGKLPMQVAVSVAAQLMALFDQVKARPTEIKEETLRKEAQWQQANTARKSLKEAQHD
- a CDS encoding urate hydroxylase PuuD; translation: MWPQLYEWIALFIKWFHVICGIAWIGASFYFTWLDNSLETPPKWKKDKGIKGDLWAVHGGGFYEVAKYQVGPEKMPDNLHWFKWEAYTTWITGSVLMIWMYYLNAQAYLIDPRVMTLSTAEAISLGVGAILAGVVCYEVLLRSPLAKNKTLFVVSLTVVGGLFFYAFTEIFSGRGAFIHMGALIGSIMVNNVWHKIIPGQRKMVAQVAAGQAVDPAPGLEGKRRSIHNNYLTLPVIFLMISNHYPMIYQHSFSWLVALLIMIISAWIRHYFNLKHTGQNKPSVLLSGIAAMCLLAVIVSVPSTKSIDVSSVEMSDNTSLNSLQSGALDIIAARCSTCHSSEPTDDVFVIAPSGVIFDNWQDIERWAPRILARSVETADMPFLNKTGMTDEERSQLKQLLTAQ
- a CDS encoding 2-oxo-4-hydroxy-4-carboxy-5-ureidoimidazoline decarboxylase, giving the protein MTNPVKEKELSIDRELLQKICSSQRWQTLLLRSITSESGKSLSKHNVIEMADKAFCQLEEKDWLEAFAGHPMIGDISSLRKKYAQGKNLSEREQSQVSSAPEAILEKLLELNQAYLDKFGFIFIVCATNKSADDMLGILQSRIVNNRSDELLNATIEQKKISQIRMEVLL
- the xdhB gene encoding xanthine dehydrogenase molybdopterin binding subunit, coding for MGTPVSTEQFEKSDIIISGQQHVGGQEHFYLEGQISLAELTEDGGIFLRTSSQHPTEVQTLVAEVLGIPFNKVTVDMRRMGGGFGGKETQAAQWACLASMGAFLTGKAVKIRLPRSTDMSVTGKRHPFFNQYKIGASKQGLIETVEIEVNGLCGHSADLSGAIVDRAMFHSDNAYFLGDAFVTGNRLKTDTVSHTAFRGFGGPQGMMVIEKAMQDLSIVVGEDALDLRLKNLYREGKATTHYGMPVEQYEELKEVITQLETRSDYRKRREEIKKWNDTSPVLKKGLALTPVKFGISFTALHLNQAGALIHIYTDGSVQVSHGGTEMGQGLHTKIQQIVAQTLGIPFELVLVTSTRTDKVPNTSPTAASSGADLNGMAAHNAAKELKSRLLEFAHETYQATDAEAVIVDGVLTIGEKQVDWHSLVQQAYLNRVSLSASGFYKTPKIWYDQEKSVGRPFFYFSLGASCSEVTIDTLTGELRVDRVDILHDVGNSLNPAIDLGQIEGAFIQGMGWLTTEELVWNKEGVLLSNSPMNYKIPTIGDYPKQMNVALFDKANPEHSIYRSKAVGEPPFMHAISVWCAIYDAVASISNHTQAVDLNAPATGEEILKACEKQYEQFGRETTYASQ